A genomic region of Gemmatimonadetes bacterium SCN 70-22 contains the following coding sequences:
- a CDS encoding aminoacylase translates to MLRISLSAPLLAVSAAPAWSQLAERYDVLIRGGTVVDGTGSARFRADVALRGDRIVRVSRSGLDPQSAGTVIEAEGRIVAPGFIDLHAHLDPLLRLPDAESHVRQGVTLALGGPDGGGPLPLAPYMDSAQRAGLGMNVAFLVGHNSIRERVMGLDDRAPTAAELARMQALVADGMDDGAFGLSTGLRYIPGFYSKTDEVVALARVAAARGGIYTSHLREEGLGLFEGVAEAITIGREARIPVVLTHHKAIGRQMWGQSVRTLAMVDSARSAGIDVMIDQYPYTASQTSLSVLIPPWALANGDTALARRMKDPVLRDSIVRGVIEYLLNDRGGGDIKRVQFGRVSWKHDLEGRTLYDWAVERGVEPTPAAAAPLVVEGELNGGASMIYHVIDEGDVRRIMGHPQTMIASDGRLTRPGEGQPHPRAYGTFPRVLGRYVRELGVLSLEQAVHKMTGMPAARLGLPDHGEVREGATANLVVFDAATVADQATFTAPHQYPVGIDEVLVNGVRVVANGAMTSARPGRVLRKGVAR, encoded by the coding sequence ATGCTCCGAATCTCCCTGAGCGCGCCCCTGCTCGCCGTGTCGGCCGCTCCCGCGTGGTCGCAGCTCGCCGAGCGCTACGACGTCCTGATTCGGGGCGGGACGGTGGTGGACGGAACGGGGAGCGCGCGCTTCCGGGCCGATGTGGCGCTGCGGGGCGATCGCATCGTGCGCGTCTCGCGCTCGGGCCTCGATCCGCAATCGGCCGGCACCGTCATTGAAGCGGAGGGGCGCATCGTGGCCCCGGGCTTCATCGACCTGCATGCCCACCTCGATCCGCTGCTGCGCCTCCCGGATGCGGAGAGCCACGTGCGGCAGGGGGTCACGCTGGCGCTGGGAGGGCCCGACGGCGGCGGCCCCCTTCCGCTCGCGCCGTACATGGACTCGGCGCAGCGCGCCGGGCTCGGGATGAACGTCGCCTTCCTCGTCGGACACAACTCCATCCGCGAGCGCGTGATGGGGCTGGACGACCGCGCCCCAACCGCGGCAGAGCTCGCGCGAATGCAGGCGCTGGTGGCGGACGGGATGGATGACGGTGCCTTCGGGCTGAGCACCGGGTTGCGCTACATCCCGGGGTTCTACTCGAAGACCGACGAGGTGGTGGCGCTGGCCCGGGTCGCCGCGGCGCGCGGCGGGATCTACACCTCGCACCTGCGCGAGGAGGGGTTGGGGTTGTTCGAGGGGGTCGCGGAGGCGATCACCATCGGCCGGGAGGCTCGCATCCCGGTGGTCCTGACGCACCACAAGGCCATTGGCCGGCAGATGTGGGGACAGTCCGTGCGCACGCTGGCGATGGTGGATTCGGCGCGGAGCGCGGGGATCGACGTGATGATCGACCAGTACCCGTACACGGCGAGCCAGACCAGCCTGTCGGTGCTGATTCCGCCCTGGGCACTGGCCAATGGGGATACCGCGCTGGCCCGCAGGATGAAGGACCCGGTGCTTCGCGACAGCATCGTTCGTGGCGTGATCGAGTACCTCCTGAACGACCGCGGCGGCGGCGACATCAAGCGGGTGCAGTTCGGTCGGGTGTCGTGGAAGCACGACCTCGAGGGGCGGACGCTGTACGATTGGGCGGTGGAGCGCGGGGTCGAGCCGACGCCCGCGGCTGCCGCGCCGCTGGTGGTCGAAGGCGAGCTCAACGGCGGGGCGTCGATGATCTACCACGTGATCGACGAGGGGGACGTGCGGCGGATCATGGGGCATCCGCAGACGATGATCGCGTCCGACGGCCGCCTGACGAGGCCGGGGGAGGGGCAACCGCACCCGCGCGCCTACGGGACCTTCCCGCGGGTATTGGGGCGATACGTGCGCGAGCTCGGCGTTCTGTCGCTGGAGCAGGCGGTACACAAGATGACCGGGATGCCGGCGGCGCGGTTGGGGCTCCCGGATCATGGGGAGGTGCGCGAGGGGGCGACCGCCAACCTGGTGGTCTTCGACGCGGCGACCGTGGCGGACCAGGCGACGTTCACCGCTCCGCACCAGTACCCGGTGGGGATCGACGAGGTGCTGGTGAACGGCGTGCGGGTGGTGGCCAACGGCGCGATGACGTCGGCGCGGCCGGGGCGGGTCCTGCGGAAGGGGGTGGCGCGGTAG
- a CDS encoding carbon monoxide dehydrogenase, translating to MATTAVPGTSLIGESVRRKEDQRFITGAGRYTDDLKLTGQLYAAFVRSPHANATINAIDASAARAMPGVHAVLTGEDMKRAGVNPIPPGWLHPGIRIAEFRPLAVGKVAHVGNAVAVVIADTPMLARDAADAVLVDYADHPAVADAVAALAPGAPQVHADAPGNVAFTWQLGDAAATDAAVAGAKHVVRQHLVNQRLIANAMEPRASLASYDPAADELTLYVTSQNPHVHRLIMGAFVLGIPEHKFRVIAPDVGGGFGSKIFIYPEECVVAWASKTLGRPVKWTATRSEAYLTDAHGRDHDTNVEMAFDAQGKIVALRVKTVANLGAYLTLFAPAVPTYLYGTLLSGQYNIPAIHVEVTAAYTHTTPVDAYRGAGRPEATYVLERTLDVAAHQLGIDPAELRRRNLVAPDAFPFQTAVALQYDSGNYEPALDKALAMVDYQGLRAEQAAARAKGKYLGIGLSSYIEACGLAPSHIVGALGAQAGLYESGVVRIHPTGKVTVFTGSHSHGQGHETTFAQVVASELGCSMDDVEIVHGDTGRVPFGMGTYGSRSGAVGGAALFNSLQKVKEKGRRIAAHLLEAAPEDVDFAGGNYFVKGSPQRTKGFGEVALAAYLAHNIPEGMEPGLEATTFFNPGNFVFPFGTHIAVVEVDGETGHVTVRRYVAVDDFGNVINPMIVDGQLHGGIAQGTAQALWEGAQYDSNGQLLTGSLMNYAIPKAEFLPNFETDRTVTPSPVNPLGVKGAGEAGTIASTAAVANAVIDALSPFGITHLDMPLTAGRIWSAIQDAKGGN from the coding sequence ATGGCCACGACCGCAGTGCCGGGGACGTCCCTCATCGGGGAGTCCGTCAGACGCAAGGAGGACCAGCGCTTCATCACCGGGGCGGGGCGCTATACCGACGACCTCAAGCTCACGGGGCAGCTGTACGCGGCGTTCGTGCGGTCGCCGCACGCCAATGCGACGATCAACGCGATCGACGCGAGCGCGGCGCGGGCGATGCCGGGGGTGCATGCCGTCCTCACGGGCGAGGACATGAAGCGCGCGGGGGTGAACCCGATCCCGCCGGGGTGGCTGCACCCGGGGATCAGGATCGCCGAGTTCCGCCCCCTGGCGGTCGGGAAGGTGGCGCACGTGGGGAATGCGGTGGCGGTGGTGATCGCCGACACCCCGATGCTCGCCCGCGACGCCGCCGACGCGGTGCTGGTCGACTACGCGGACCATCCCGCGGTGGCCGATGCGGTGGCCGCCCTCGCGCCGGGGGCGCCGCAGGTGCACGCCGACGCGCCGGGCAACGTCGCCTTCACCTGGCAGCTGGGTGATGCCGCCGCGACCGACGCGGCCGTCGCCGGCGCCAAGCACGTCGTCCGGCAGCACCTGGTGAACCAGCGCCTCATCGCCAACGCGATGGAGCCCCGCGCGTCGCTCGCCAGTTACGATCCGGCGGCGGACGAGCTGACGCTGTACGTGACGTCGCAGAACCCGCACGTGCACCGCCTCATCATGGGGGCCTTCGTCCTCGGGATCCCGGAGCACAAGTTCCGCGTCATCGCGCCGGATGTCGGTGGGGGCTTCGGTTCCAAGATCTTCATCTATCCTGAGGAGTGCGTGGTGGCGTGGGCGTCGAAGACGCTGGGACGCCCGGTCAAGTGGACGGCGACGCGCAGCGAGGCGTACCTGACCGATGCGCACGGGCGCGACCACGACACCAACGTGGAGATGGCGTTCGACGCGCAGGGGAAGATCGTCGCCCTGCGGGTCAAGACGGTCGCGAACCTCGGCGCCTACCTGACGTTGTTCGCCCCTGCCGTCCCGACCTACCTGTACGGCACGCTGCTCTCGGGGCAATACAACATCCCGGCGATTCACGTCGAGGTGACCGCCGCGTACACGCACACCACGCCCGTCGACGCGTATCGCGGCGCCGGACGCCCCGAGGCGACGTACGTGCTCGAGCGGACGCTCGACGTCGCGGCGCACCAGCTCGGGATCGACCCGGCCGAGCTGCGCCGGCGCAACCTCGTCGCCCCCGACGCCTTCCCGTTCCAGACGGCGGTGGCGCTGCAGTACGACAGCGGGAACTACGAGCCCGCGCTCGACAAGGCGCTGGCGATGGTCGATTACCAGGGCCTTCGCGCCGAGCAGGCGGCGGCGCGCGCCAAGGGGAAGTACCTGGGGATCGGCCTGTCGTCGTACATCGAGGCGTGCGGGCTGGCCCCCTCGCACATCGTCGGGGCGTTAGGCGCGCAGGCCGGGCTCTACGAGTCCGGGGTGGTGCGCATCCATCCCACCGGCAAGGTCACCGTGTTCACCGGCTCGCATTCGCACGGGCAGGGGCACGAGACGACGTTCGCGCAGGTGGTCGCCAGCGAGCTCGGGTGCTCCATGGACGACGTGGAGATCGTGCACGGCGACACCGGGCGCGTGCCGTTCGGGATGGGGACCTACGGGTCGCGCTCGGGCGCGGTGGGGGGCGCCGCCCTCTTCAACTCGCTGCAGAAGGTGAAGGAGAAGGGGCGCCGGATCGCGGCGCACCTCCTGGAGGCCGCCCCCGAGGACGTCGACTTTGCCGGCGGCAACTACTTCGTGAAGGGGTCGCCGCAGCGCACGAAGGGATTCGGCGAGGTGGCGCTCGCCGCCTACCTGGCGCACAACATCCCCGAGGGGATGGAGCCCGGGCTCGAGGCGACCACGTTCTTCAACCCGGGAAACTTCGTCTTCCCCTTCGGGACGCACATCGCGGTCGTCGAGGTGGATGGCGAGACCGGGCACGTGACGGTGCGGCGCTACGTCGCGGTCGATGACTTCGGCAACGTGATCAACCCGATGATCGTCGACGGCCAGCTGCACGGCGGCATTGCGCAGGGGACCGCCCAGGCGCTGTGGGAAGGGGCCCAGTACGACTCCAACGGGCAGCTGCTGACCGGGTCGCTGATGAACTACGCCATCCCGAAGGCCGAGTTCCTCCCCAACTTCGAGACCGACCGCACGGTGACCCCCTCGCCGGTCAACCCGTTAGGCGTGAAGGGGGCGGGCGAGGCCGGGACCATCGCCTCCACCGCCGCCGTGGCCAACGCCGTGATCGACGCCCTCTCACCCTTCGGCATCACCCACCTCGACATGCCCCTGACCGCGGGCCGCATCTGGTCGGCGATCCAGGACGCCAAGGGGGGGAACTGA
- a CDS encoding carbon monoxide dehydrogenase: protein MAEINVSVNGRAYTRDVEPRTLLVHFLRDVLGLTGTHVGCDTSQCGACTVLLDGRGVKSCTVLAVQADGAQVTTIEGIGTNGELHPLQAAFREAHGLQCGFCTPGMIMSSLDLLTHNPAPTEDEIRHALEGNLCRCTGYQNIVKAVQLAANTMADGGSAVAAD from the coding sequence ATGGCAGAGATCAACGTCTCGGTGAACGGGCGTGCCTACACGCGCGACGTCGAGCCGCGCACGCTGCTCGTTCACTTCCTGCGTGACGTGCTCGGCTTGACCGGGACGCACGTCGGGTGCGACACGAGCCAGTGCGGGGCGTGCACCGTCCTGCTGGATGGCCGCGGCGTGAAGTCGTGCACGGTGCTCGCCGTCCAGGCCGACGGCGCGCAGGTCACGACGATCGAGGGGATCGGGACAAACGGCGAACTGCACCCGCTGCAGGCGGCATTCCGCGAGGCGCACGGGCTGCAGTGCGGGTTCTGCACCCCCGGGATGATCATGTCGAGCCTCGACCTGCTGACGCACAACCCGGCGCCGACCGAGGACGAGATCCGGCACGCGCTGGAGGGGAACCTGTGCCGGTGCACCGGCTACCAGAACATCGTGAAGGCGGTGCAGCTGGCCGCCAACACCATGGCCGACGGTGGCTCCGCCGTCGCCGCCGACTGA
- a CDS encoding carbon monoxide dehydrogenase, with translation MYPASFEYHAATSVPDALALLARYGDDAKLLAGGHSLIPVMKLRFATPAHLIDIGRIPALSAITDGGSAVHIGATARHASVVSSPVVRQKAPLLAEVASHIGDPLIRNMGTIGGSLAHADPAADLPAAMLALGATLVATGPGGTRAIAADDFFTDVFTTALQPGEMLTEIRVPARGAGGGGAYEKDPDPASGYAIVGIAAELQVSGGKIAAARIGMTGLGPKAMRLAAVEGALVGKPATAATVAAAASHAADGIVFVDDAKGSAAYKGNLARVHTRRALTRALAAAAG, from the coding sequence ATGTATCCCGCATCCTTCGAATACCACGCGGCCACCAGCGTCCCCGATGCGCTGGCGCTCCTGGCCAGGTACGGCGACGACGCCAAGCTGCTCGCCGGGGGGCACTCGCTGATCCCGGTGATGAAGCTCCGCTTCGCCACCCCGGCCCACCTCATCGACATCGGGCGCATTCCGGCCCTGTCGGCCATCACCGACGGCGGCTCGGCGGTGCACATCGGGGCCACGGCGCGCCATGCGAGCGTCGTCTCGTCACCCGTCGTGCGGCAGAAGGCGCCGCTCCTGGCGGAGGTGGCGAGCCACATCGGCGACCCGCTCATCCGCAACATGGGAACGATCGGGGGGTCGCTGGCGCACGCCGACCCCGCCGCCGACCTCCCCGCCGCGATGCTCGCCTTGGGGGCAACGCTGGTGGCCACCGGCCCCGGCGGCACGCGCGCCATCGCCGCGGACGACTTCTTCACCGACGTCTTCACCACGGCGTTGCAGCCGGGGGAGATGCTCACCGAGATCCGCGTCCCCGCCCGGGGGGCGGGGGGCGGCGGGGCGTACGAGAAGGACCCTGACCCGGCGTCGGGCTACGCCATCGTCGGCATCGCGGCCGAGCTGCAGGTGAGCGGCGGGAAGATCGCCGCGGCCCGCATCGGCATGACCGGGCTTGGCCCCAAGGCGATGCGGCTGGCGGCGGTGGAAGGGGCGCTCGTCGGCAAGCCGGCGACCGCGGCCACGGTGGCGGCCGCCGCGTCGCACGCGGCCGACGGGATCGTCTTCGTCGACGACGCCAAGGGGAGCGCCGCCTACAAGGGGAACCTGGCGCGGGTGCACACCCGCCGCGCCCTCACGCGCGCGCTCGCCGCGGCGGCCGGCTGA